A genomic segment from Microthrixaceae bacterium encodes:
- a CDS encoding 4Fe-4S binding protein — protein MPVPKPPVVGLLKGMAATARTTTETMFPDGLKKPIPQPTKGAATVQYPHEKETPATRARGVIALNEDNCTACMLCVRECPDWCIYIEAHKTLAPPRRAGGKPRSVNALDRFDIDYSLCMYCGICVEVCPFEAIYWSPEYEYSELRIADLLHDKERLGEWFETVPDFEPHEAGSEFKQKPVSRKGSK, from the coding sequence ATGCCTGTACCCAAGCCCCCGGTCGTCGGACTCCTCAAAGGTATGGCCGCCACGGCGCGTACCACGACGGAGACGATGTTCCCCGACGGGTTGAAGAAGCCGATCCCCCAACCCACCAAGGGCGCGGCGACGGTTCAATACCCGCACGAAAAAGAAACGCCCGCCACCCGGGCCCGCGGCGTCATCGCCCTCAACGAGGACAACTGCACCGCCTGCATGCTGTGCGTGCGCGAATGCCCCGACTGGTGCATCTACATCGAGGCCCACAAAACCCTCGCCCCGCCGCGACGCGCCGGTGGCAAGCCCCGCTCGGTCAACGCGCTCGACCGTTTCGACATCGACTACTCGCTGTGCATGTACTGCGGCATCTGCGTCGAGGTCTGCCCCTTCGAAGCGATCTACTGGTCGCCCGAATACGAATACTCCGAACTGCGCATCGCCGACCTCCTGCACGACAAGGAACGCCTCGGCGAATGGTTCGAGACCGTGCCGGACTTCGAACCCCATGAAGCCGGATCCGAGTTCAAGCAGAAGCCCGTCTCGCGAAAGGGCTCCAAATGA
- a CDS encoding NADH-quinone oxidoreductase subunit J has translation MSASAIATLLASDVSFALPANIAFGITAAVMVYAALRVVTTKNVVHAALWLIVVLLGVAVNFVLLQAEFLAATQVMVYVGAIVVLLLFGVMLTRAPLGVSDDLDNPKAKPGAILIAIVMFVLMAGTSIASWGDDKIGFVTENDIGAVSDSIFGNYLVPFEVVSVLLLAALIGAIVLARKD, from the coding sequence ATGAGTGCGTCAGCGATCGCAACGCTGCTTGCATCAGACGTGAGCTTCGCGCTCCCCGCCAACATCGCGTTCGGCATCACCGCAGCGGTGATGGTGTACGCCGCGTTGCGGGTCGTCACCACCAAAAACGTGGTGCACGCCGCCCTGTGGCTCATCGTCGTGCTGTTGGGCGTCGCCGTGAACTTCGTGCTGCTCCAGGCCGAGTTCCTCGCCGCCACCCAGGTGATGGTCTACGTCGGCGCCATCGTGGTGCTGTTGTTGTTCGGCGTCATGCTCACCCGGGCACCCCTCGGCGTCAGCGACGACCTCGACAACCCGAAGGCCAAGCCCGGAGCCATCCTCATCGCCATCGTGATGTTCGTGCTCATGGCCGGCACCTCGATCGCCTCGTGGGGCGACGACAAGATCGGCTTCGTCACCGAAAACGACATCGGAGCGGTCTCCGACTCGATCTTCGGCAACTACCTGGTTCCCTTCGAGGTCGTCTCGGTGCTGTTGTTGGCTGCGCTCATCGGCGCCATCGTCCTGGCGAGAAAGGACTGA
- the nuoK gene encoding NADH-quinone oxidoreductase subunit NuoK produces the protein MLLNQFLILSAALFSIGIYGVLVRRNGVLVLMSVEMILNSVNINLVAFGAHHGISGQVFALFVLAVAAAEVGIGLAIVLLIYRNRRSIDFDELDELKG, from the coding sequence GTGCTGTTGAACCAGTTCCTCATCTTGTCCGCCGCCCTTTTCTCCATCGGCATCTACGGCGTGCTCGTGCGCCGCAACGGTGTGTTGGTGCTCATGTCGGTCGAGATGATCCTCAACTCGGTGAACATCAACCTGGTCGCCTTCGGTGCCCACCACGGAATCTCCGGACAGGTATTCGCACTGTTCGTGTTGGCCGTCGCCGCTGCCGAGGTCGGTATCGGTCTGGCGATCGTGCTGCTCATCTATCGCAACCGACGCTCCATCGACTTCGACGAACTCGACGAGTTGAAGGGCTGA
- a CDS encoding NADH-quinone oxidoreductase subunit L, with amino-acid sequence MLHHVWILPALMALSFVLILFFGKRTPGQGHWIGIASIGACLIMSLVIGAQWMQRANEPAHTQAEAFADVNPSCSATAAGFLDGTLHEASHGEEADHAATEAGAEGDHAAAATATAAADGHGRSRAAVSSGSAVSSGSAAAASEGEASYSRPIVKCVHWFNSGGVDIKIGTMLDGASALMLIVVSIVSLLVHVYSTDYVGGDRRYTHYFAFLSLFTASMMFYVISENTLQMIVGWELVGLCSFALIGHWWEERPNTDAALKAFLTNRVGDTGLLVGMIMLFFLAGDYFGSNGTFNVIDINYAANNGGIEHKMLLIASVALVAAVMSKSGQFILHTWLPDAMAGPTPASALIHAATMVVAGIFMVARLYPVFFDGLAIGGSSINYLAVVGSVTALFGALMGFVQKDIKKALAYSTVSQLGFMVASLGVGAWTAALFHLFTHAMFKACLFLGAGSLSHAAHHSFNMVDDMGGLRKVMPKTYWTYLIATLSLAGVFPLAGFWSKDEIIAGTGGMNTATGAYTFVLIMLLAAAFCTAAYMTRTIYYAFFGEYRGHGHPHESGPRLTVPLMILAFLGAVAGFANLPHKFFGLEFGAAAQQFTKFVEPMGDYFPAHAQGFTHAEFNGGLALLATVIGLAGIAIPAAFYAGKLPFLENLASRNAVAGFFKRILENKYYLDWLYTDVITAFVKGPLARAANWTNQHILDGIVNGAGRYAARTGKWVYSNIDQGVVDGTVNGLGRVASASGGELRRLQTGNIQQYASLLFAAAALLAGVIVIVVGS; translated from the coding sequence ATGCTTCACCACGTTTGGATCCTTCCGGCGCTCATGGCGCTGTCGTTCGTTCTGATCCTGTTCTTCGGCAAGCGCACCCCCGGCCAGGGCCACTGGATCGGCATCGCCAGCATCGGCGCCTGTCTCATCATGTCGCTGGTCATCGGCGCCCAGTGGATGCAACGGGCCAACGAGCCCGCCCACACCCAGGCCGAAGCGTTCGCAGATGTGAACCCGAGCTGTTCGGCCACCGCGGCGGGATTCCTCGACGGCACCCTGCATGAAGCCTCACACGGCGAAGAGGCCGACCACGCGGCGACCGAAGCAGGCGCCGAGGGCGACCACGCCGCTGCTGCGACCGCGACCGCCGCTGCCGACGGCCACGGCCGGTCACGCGCCGCAGTGTCTTCGGGCTCCGCGGTTTCGTCGGGCTCCGCGGCCGCGGCCAGCGAGGGCGAGGCGTCCTACAGCCGTCCGATCGTCAAGTGTGTCCACTGGTTCAACTCGGGCGGCGTCGACATCAAGATCGGCACCATGCTCGACGGCGCCAGCGCGCTGATGCTCATCGTCGTGTCGATCGTGTCGCTGCTCGTGCACGTCTACTCCACCGACTATGTCGGCGGCGATCGTCGCTACACCCACTACTTCGCCTTCCTCAGCCTGTTCACGGCCTCGATGATGTTCTACGTCATCTCCGAAAACACGCTGCAGATGATCGTGGGCTGGGAACTCGTCGGGCTCTGTTCGTTCGCCCTCATCGGCCACTGGTGGGAGGAGCGGCCCAACACCGACGCCGCGCTCAAGGCCTTCCTCACCAACCGTGTCGGCGACACCGGCCTGCTCGTCGGCATGATCATGTTGTTCTTCCTCGCCGGCGACTACTTCGGGTCCAACGGCACCTTCAACGTGATCGACATCAACTATGCGGCCAACAACGGCGGCATCGAACACAAGATGTTGCTCATCGCCAGCGTCGCCCTCGTCGCGGCGGTCATGTCGAAGTCCGGCCAGTTCATCCTGCACACCTGGCTGCCCGATGCCATGGCCGGCCCCACCCCGGCCTCCGCGCTCATCCACGCCGCCACCATGGTGGTCGCGGGCATCTTCATGGTCGCCCGCCTGTATCCGGTGTTCTTCGACGGCCTCGCCATCGGCGGTTCGTCGATCAACTACCTCGCCGTCGTCGGTTCGGTCACCGCCCTGTTCGGCGCCCTGATGGGCTTCGTGCAAAAGGACATCAAGAAGGCGTTGGCCTACTCGACGGTGTCGCAGCTCGGATTCATGGTGGCCTCCCTGGGGGTCGGCGCCTGGACCGCAGCGCTGTTCCACCTGTTCACCCACGCTATGTTCAAAGCCTGTCTGTTCCTCGGCGCCGGCTCGCTCAGCCACGCCGCACACCACAGCTTCAACATGGTCGACGACATGGGTGGTCTTCGAAAGGTCATGCCCAAGACCTACTGGACCTACCTCATCGCCACCCTGTCGCTGGCGGGCGTGTTCCCCCTCGCCGGGTTCTGGTCGAAAGACGAGATCATCGCCGGCACCGGCGGCATGAACACCGCCACGGGTGCCTACACCTTCGTGCTCATCATGTTGCTGGCCGCAGCGTTCTGCACCGCCGCCTACATGACCCGCACCATCTACTACGCCTTCTTCGGCGAGTACCGCGGCCACGGCCACCCGCACGAGTCGGGTCCGCGCCTCACCGTGCCGCTGATGATCCTCGCCTTCCTGGGCGCGGTCGCCGGCTTCGCCAACCTGCCCCACAAGTTTTTCGGGCTCGAATTCGGCGCCGCCGCACAGCAGTTCACCAAGTTCGTCGAACCGATGGGCGACTACTTCCCGGCCCACGCACAGGGCTTCACCCACGCCGAGTTCAACGGTGGGCTCGCGCTGTTGGCCACCGTCATCGGGCTGGCCGGCATCGCGATCCCCGCAGCGTTCTACGCCGGCAAGTTGCCGTTCCTCGAGAACCTTGCGTCACGCAACGCGGTCGCCGGATTCTTCAAGCGGATCCTCGAAAACAAGTACTACCTCGACTGGCTCTACACCGACGTCATCACCGCGTTCGTCAAAGGCCCACTCGCCCGTGCCGCCAACTGGACCAACCAACACATCCTCGACGGCATCGTCAACGGTGCCGGCCGCTATGCGGCTCGCACCGGCAAGTGGGTGTACAGCAACATCGACCAGGGCGTCGTCGACGGCACGGTCAATGGTCTCGGACGGGTCGCAAGCGCCAGCGGTGGCGAGTTGCGCAGACTCCAGACCGGAAACATTCAGCAATACGCATCGCTGCTCTTTGCAGCGGCAGCACTTCTCGCCGGCGTCATCGTGATCGTCGTCGGTAGTTGA
- a CDS encoding NADH-quinone oxidoreductase subunit M: MNTWLNNWSLALVTFLPLVGAALMWLVPKQEEQMHKLIALVASLATAATGIWIFTNFNYDNGHFQFVIDKSWIEVINARFIMGLDGLSLPLMGLTLAVVPLVIVYSWNHIPSPGNPKAFLSLMLVLETGMIGSFLAEDLVLFFVFFEVVLLPMYFMIGVWGGEDRKYASFKFFIYTMFGSALMLLAFLSLYFLAKDPTTGELARTFDMRALPGLTGGIAHGTQLLIFGGMFVGFGIKVPMFPFHTWLPDAHTQAPTQGSVILAAVLLKLGTYGFVRIAINILPDAAKSWAPVIGILAAIGIIYGALGCLAQTDMKRLIAFSSVAHMGYVMLGISTLTKHGINAAMFGMVAHGLITGMLFFVAGSIKERYHTLDMARLGGLLKSAPKMGWILGFASMASLGLPGLAGFWGEFPAILATFNPAEGLSLPLFRTLMVVAAIGTTFAAAYLLWMYQRVAFGVPTEEFENDPHITDVNITEWIAWTPFLAAIVVFGFFPGLMFDVTETALKALNLGA; the protein is encoded by the coding sequence ATGAACACCTGGCTGAACAACTGGAGCCTCGCTCTGGTCACCTTCCTACCGCTGGTCGGCGCAGCACTCATGTGGCTCGTGCCCAAGCAGGAAGAGCAGATGCACAAGCTCATCGCGCTCGTGGCGTCGTTGGCCACCGCCGCGACCGGCATCTGGATCTTCACCAACTTCAATTACGACAACGGACACTTCCAGTTCGTCATCGACAAGAGCTGGATCGAGGTGATCAACGCCCGGTTCATCATGGGCCTCGACGGCTTGTCGCTGCCGCTGATGGGCCTGACCCTCGCGGTGGTGCCACTCGTCATCGTGTACTCGTGGAACCACATCCCGTCTCCGGGTAACCCCAAGGCGTTCCTATCGCTGATGCTCGTACTCGAGACCGGCATGATCGGGTCGTTCCTCGCCGAGGACCTCGTGTTGTTCTTCGTGTTCTTCGAAGTCGTGCTGTTGCCGATGTACTTCATGATCGGCGTGTGGGGCGGCGAAGACCGCAAGTACGCGTCGTTCAAGTTCTTCATCTACACGATGTTCGGCTCGGCCCTCATGTTGTTGGCCTTCCTGTCGCTGTACTTCCTCGCAAAGGACCCGACCACCGGCGAACTCGCCCGCACCTTCGACATGCGTGCGCTTCCGGGCCTCACCGGCGGCATCGCCCACGGCACCCAGTTGCTCATCTTCGGCGGCATGTTCGTCGGCTTCGGCATCAAGGTCCCGATGTTCCCGTTCCACACCTGGCTGCCCGACGCCCACACCCAGGCGCCCACCCAGGGTTCGGTCATCCTGGCCGCCGTGCTGCTGAAGCTCGGCACCTACGGCTTCGTGCGCATCGCCATCAACATTCTCCCCGACGCCGCCAAGAGTTGGGCTCCGGTCATCGGCATCCTCGCCGCCATCGGCATCATCTACGGTGCGCTCGGCTGCCTGGCCCAGACCGACATGAAGCGGCTCATCGCCTTCTCGTCGGTGGCCCACATGGGCTATGTGATGCTCGGCATCTCGACGCTCACCAAGCACGGCATCAACGCCGCGATGTTCGGCATGGTGGCGCACGGCCTCATCACCGGCATGTTGTTCTTCGTCGCCGGATCCATCAAGGAGCGCTACCACACCCTCGACATGGCCCGCCTCGGTGGCCTGCTGAAGTCCGCCCCGAAGATGGGCTGGATTCTCGGCTTCGCCTCGATGGCCTCGCTCGGCCTTCCCGGCCTCGCCGGTTTCTGGGGTGAGTTCCCCGCCATCCTCGCGACGTTCAACCCCGCCGAGGGCCTGAGCCTGCCGTTGTTCCGCACGCTCATGGTCGTCGCCGCCATCGGCACCACCTTCGCCGCGGCGTACCTGTTGTGGATGTATCAGCGAGTCGCCTTCGGTGTGCCCACCGAGGAATTCGAAAACGACCCGCACATTACCGACGTCAATATCACCGAATGGATCGCATGGACCCCGTTCCTCGCCGCGATCGTCGTGTTCGGTTTCTTCCCCGGCCTCATGTTCGACGTGACCGAGACCGCCCTGAAAGCTCTGAACCTGGGAGCCTGA
- a CDS encoding NADH-quinone oxidoreductase subunit N yields MLAFTAPVLDWHAFAPEIVLVATLCVMLIVDVIQLDRARAVIGTIAGLGFLGAVVPIITLASSDVAVRSMFGGAYVVDQTSLLLKGLFVVSAYVVVLLSTNYVADGDYWESEYYHTLVASVIGMTVITSARDMISIFVAFELLSMPTYMLASWRKRDTRSNEAGLKYFLMGVFASGLMLYGMSLLYGWGGSTLLSDLAVAFSKDSSPAVLMGSLMVIVGFGFKVSAVPFHQWAPDTYEGAPTPVTAFLAVASKTAGVVGLIQFCALLFGPVQGDLTKATTPMFLILSIASMLVGNMIALKQTNLVRMLAYSGIGQAGYILAPFAVIGSDKAADGVVPAVVTYLVIYAAMNLGAFGVVIAVARKTRSAEISSYAGLFHYAPGLTVVMTAFLFSLIGFPPAAGWYGKFAIFKVLIDADTPAGYTLAIAIVVTSTIAAYYYLNVAKTMWFDDVADGDTTPIKVVPAVGVALAIAVVITMVLGVFPSLISDAANFTPMAAAGI; encoded by the coding sequence ATGCTCGCCTTTACCGCACCGGTACTCGACTGGCACGCATTCGCGCCGGAGATCGTGCTGGTCGCGACCCTCTGTGTGATGTTGATCGTGGACGTGATCCAGCTGGATCGCGCCCGTGCGGTCATCGGCACGATCGCCGGCCTCGGCTTTCTCGGAGCCGTCGTGCCGATCATCACCCTCGCCAGCTCCGACGTGGCCGTCCGGTCGATGTTCGGAGGGGCCTACGTCGTCGACCAGACCTCGCTGCTGCTCAAAGGGCTCTTCGTCGTGTCGGCCTATGTGGTCGTGTTGTTGTCCACCAACTACGTGGCCGACGGCGACTACTGGGAATCGGAGTACTACCACACCCTCGTCGCCTCGGTGATCGGCATGACCGTCATCACCTCGGCCCGAGACATGATCTCGATCTTCGTGGCCTTCGAACTGTTGTCGATGCCGACCTACATGCTGGCGAGCTGGCGCAAACGCGACACCCGCTCCAACGAAGCCGGCCTCAAGTACTTCCTGATGGGCGTGTTCGCCTCGGGTCTCATGTTGTACGGCATGTCGCTGCTGTACGGCTGGGGCGGCTCGACGCTGCTCAGCGACCTGGCCGTGGCCTTCTCGAAGGACAGCTCGCCGGCCGTGCTCATGGGTTCGTTGATGGTGATCGTCGGCTTCGGGTTCAAGGTGTCGGCCGTGCCGTTCCACCAGTGGGCCCCCGACACCTACGAAGGTGCGCCGACCCCGGTCACCGCCTTCCTGGCCGTCGCCTCGAAGACCGCCGGTGTGGTCGGGCTCATCCAGTTCTGCGCCCTGCTGTTCGGCCCGGTGCAGGGCGACCTCACCAAGGCGACCACGCCGATGTTCCTGATCCTGTCGATCGCCTCGATGCTGGTCGGCAACATGATCGCCCTCAAACAGACGAACCTCGTGCGCATGTTGGCCTACTCCGGAATCGGCCAGGCCGGCTACATCCTCGCCCCGTTCGCCGTGATCGGTTCCGACAAGGCGGCCGATGGAGTGGTGCCCGCCGTAGTGACCTACTTGGTGATCTACGCGGCGATGAACCTCGGAGCGTTCGGCGTCGTCATCGCGGTGGCCCGCAAGACCCGCTCGGCGGAAATCTCCAGTTACGCCGGACTCTTCCACTACGCCCCGGGCCTCACGGTGGTGATGACCGCGTTCTTGTTCTCCCTCATCGGGTTCCCCCCGGCTGCGGGCTGGTACGGCAAGTTCGCCATCTTCAAGGTGCTCATCGACGCCGACACCCCCGCCGGATACACCCTGGCGATCGCCATCGTGGTCACGTCCACAATCGCTGCGTACTACTACCTCAACGTCGCGAAGACGATGTGGTTCGACGACGTGGCCGACGGCGACACCACCCCGATCAAGGTCGTCCCCGCAGTGGGTGTGGCCCTGGCGATCGCGGTGGTCATCACCATGGTGCTGGGTGTGTTCCCGTCGCTCATTTCCGACGCCGCAAACTTCACGCCGATGGCGGCCGCCGGAATCTGA